A DNA window from Siniperca chuatsi isolate FFG_IHB_CAS linkage group LG6, ASM2008510v1, whole genome shotgun sequence contains the following coding sequences:
- the ddr2a gene encoding discoidin domain-containing receptor 2 isoform X1, whose product MKPLWDIHFLLLILLYLLGAVTSQVNPGVCRYPLGMSGGKIQDEDISASSQWSESTAARYGRLDFEEGDGAWCPEITVEPDSLKEFLQIDLRSLHFITLVGTQGRHAGGIGNEFAQMYKIKYSRDGSRWISWRNRQGKQVIEGNRNAYDIVLKDLEPPIIARFVRFMPVTDHSMNVCMRVELYGCEWLDGLVSYNAPAGEQMSLPAYPVYVNDSVYDGAVIHSMTEGLGQLTDGVCGLDDFTHSHVYNVWPGYDYVGWNNESFPSGYVEIMFEFDRIRNFTTMKVHCNNMYSRYVKAFRQVVCYFRSEADWEASPLSFSPVVDEKNPSARFVTVNLANHMASAIKCQFYFADAWMLFSEITFQSDTAMYNNTLVPPNTGPPPNIQPEDDPTHKVDDSNTRILIGCLVAIIFILVAIIVIILWRQVWQKMLEKASRRMLDDELTASLSIQSETFAYNHNQSSTISEQESSSTYERIFPLGPDYQEPSRLICKLPEFAQSSEEPASTSTAASKSTTSTVAQDGVPHYAEADIVNLQGVTGSNTYAIPALTMDLLSGKDVAVEEFPRKLLTFKEKLGEGQFGEVHLCEAEGMQEFMNKEFLFDIPEDQPVLVAVKMLRSDANKNARNDFLKEIKIMSRLKDPNIIRLLAVCIYSDPLCMITEYMENGDLNQFLSRHEPEGQLAMLSNAPTVSFNNLCYMAAQIASGMKYLSSLNFVHRDLATRNCLVGKNYTIKIADFGMSRNLYSGDYYRIQGRAVLPIRWMSWESILLGKFTTASDVWAFGVTLWEILNFCKEQPYSQLTDEQVIENTGEFFRDQKRQIYLPQPVLCPDSLYKIMLSCWRRNTKERPSFQEIHRALLE is encoded by the exons GTTGGACTTCGAGGAGGGCGACGGCGCGTGGTGTCCAGAGATAACAGTCGAGCCAGACAGCCTGAAGGAGTTCCTCCAGATTGACCTGCGCTCGCTCCACTTCATCACCCTTGTGGGCACCCAGGGTCGCCATGCGGGAGGCATCGGTAATGAGTTCGCCCAGATGTACAAGATTAAGTACAGCCGTGATGGAAGCCGCTGGATCTCGTGGAGGAACAGGCAAGGCAAACAG GTGATTGAAGGAAACAGGAACGCCTACGACATTGTACTCAAGGACCTCGAGCCGCCCATCATCGCTCGCTTCGTCCGCTTCATGCCCGTCACAGACCACTCCATGAACGTCTGCATGAGAGTAGAGCTCTACGGCTGTGAATGGCTGG ATGGTCTTGTGTCATACAACGCTCCAGCAGGAGAGCAGATGAGCTTGCCTGCATACCCTGTTTATGTCAACGACTCTGTCTATGATGGAGCTGTCAtccacag TATGACAGAGGGTTTGGGCCAGCTGACTGATGGAGTGTGCGGTCTGGATGATTTTACACACAGTCACGTCTACAACGTGTGGCCCGGGTATGACTATGTGGGTTGGAACAACGAGAGCTTCCCCAGTGGATATGTTGAAATCATGTTTGAGTTTGACCGCATACGAAACTTTACCACCATGAAG GTCCACTGCAACAACATGTACTCGAGGTATGTCAAGGCCTTCCGCCAGGTGGTGTGTTACTTCCGCTCTGAAGCAGACTGGGAGGCCTCGCCGCTCTCCTTCAGCCCTGTGGTGGACGAGAAGAATCCCAGCGCCCGTTTCGTCACCGTCAACCTGGCCAATCACATGGCCAGTGCCATCAAGTGCCAGTTCTACTTTGCTGATGCCTGGATGTTGTTCAGCGAGATCACCTTCCAGTCAG ATACAGCCATGTACAATAACACGCTGGTTCCACCCAATACGGGACCACCCCCTAACATACAACCAG AAGACGACCCCACGCACAAAGTAGATGATAGCAACACCAGgattctgattggttgtttagtggccatcatcttcatcctcgtggccatcattgtcatcatcttGTGGAGGCAGGTGTGGCAGAAGATGTTGGAGAAG GCCTCTCGCCGGATGCTGGATGATGAACTAACTGCTAGTTTGTCAATACAGAGTGAGACGTTCGCCTACAACCACAACCAGTCGAGTACAATCAGTGAGCAGGAGTCTAGTTCCACCTATGAGCGCATCTTCCCCCTCGGTCCCGACTACCAGGAGCCATCACGCCTCATATGTAAGCTGCCGGAGTTTGCTCAAAGCTCAGAGGAGCCTG CTTCTACCAGCACAGCAGCTTCTAAATCAACCACATCTACTGTAGCCCAAGATGGCGTCCCTCACTACGCAGAGGCAGACATTGTGAACCTGCAAGGCGTGACTGGAAGCAACACATATGCCATCCCTGCACTAACTATGGACCTGTTGTCAGGGAAGGATGTTGCAGTGGAGGAGTTCCCACGGAAACTGCTCACTTTCAAAGAAAAGCTGGGAGAGGGCCAGTTTGGAGAG gtGCACCTATGTGAGGCAGAGGGAATGCAGGAGTTCATGAATAAAGAGTTTTTATTTGACATCCCTGAGGACCAGCCAGTTTTAGTGGCTGTGAAGATGCTCCGTTCAGATGCCAACAAAAATGCAAG gaatgacttcctgaaaGAGATAAAGATCATGTCACGCTTGAAGGACCCCAACATCATTCGTCTGCTAGCTGTGTGCATCTACAGCGACCCTCTCTGTATGATCACAGAGTACATGGAGAATGGCGATCTCAACCAGTTTCTGTCCCGCCACGAACCCGAGGGACAACTTGCCATGCTCAGCAATGCACCTACTGTCAG CTTCAATAATCTATGCTACATGGCCGCTCAGATAGCATCGGGGATGAAGTACCTCTCCTCTCTAAACTTTGTTCATCGAGACTTGGCCACGCGGAATTGCCTGGTGGGCAAAAACTACACGATAAAGATAGCTGACTTTGGCATGAGCAGAAACCTGTACAGTGGTGACTACTACCGCATTCAGGGCAGAGCGGTACTGCCGATACGCTGGATGTCATGGGAGAGCATCCTGCTG GGAAAGTTCACCACAGCTAGCGATGTGTGGGCCTTTGGGGTGACCCTGTGGGAGATACTAAACTTCTGCAAGGAGCAACCTTACTCTCAGCTCACTGATGAGCAGGTGATAGAAAACACAGGGGAGTTTTTCAGGGACCAGAAAAGACAG ATCTACCTGCCTCAGCCTGTGCTGTGTCCAGACTCGCTCTACAAGATCATGctgagctgctggaggaggaacACAAAGGAACGGCCCTCCTTCCAGGAAATACACCGAGCCCTCCTGGAATAG
- the ddr2a gene encoding discoidin domain-containing receptor 2 isoform X2, which produces MKPLWDIHFLLLILLYLLGAVTSQVNPGVCRYPLGMSGGKIQDEDISASSQWSESTAARYGRLDFEEGDGAWCPEITVEPDSLKEFLQIDLRSLHFITLVGTQGRHAGGIGNEFAQMYKIKYSRDGSRWISWRNRQGKQVIEGNRNAYDIVLKDLEPPIIARFVRFMPVTDHSMNVCMRVELYGCEWLDGLVSYNAPAGEQMSLPAYPVYVNDSVYDGAVIHSMTEGLGQLTDGVCGLDDFTHSHVYNVWPGYDYVGWNNESFPSGYVEIMFEFDRIRNFTTMKVHCNNMYSRYVKAFRQVVCYFRSEADWEASPLSFSPVVDEKNPSARFVTVNLANHMASAIKCQFYFADAWMLFSEITFQSDTAMYNNTLVPPNTGPPPNIQPEDDPTHKVDDSNTRILIGCLVAIIFILVAIIVIILWRQVWQKMLEKSETFAYNHNQSSTISEQESSSTYERIFPLGPDYQEPSRLICKLPEFAQSSEEPASTSTAASKSTTSTVAQDGVPHYAEADIVNLQGVTGSNTYAIPALTMDLLSGKDVAVEEFPRKLLTFKEKLGEGQFGEVHLCEAEGMQEFMNKEFLFDIPEDQPVLVAVKMLRSDANKNARNDFLKEIKIMSRLKDPNIIRLLAVCIYSDPLCMITEYMENGDLNQFLSRHEPEGQLAMLSNAPTVSFNNLCYMAAQIASGMKYLSSLNFVHRDLATRNCLVGKNYTIKIADFGMSRNLYSGDYYRIQGRAVLPIRWMSWESILLGKFTTASDVWAFGVTLWEILNFCKEQPYSQLTDEQVIENTGEFFRDQKRQIYLPQPVLCPDSLYKIMLSCWRRNTKERPSFQEIHRALLE; this is translated from the exons GTTGGACTTCGAGGAGGGCGACGGCGCGTGGTGTCCAGAGATAACAGTCGAGCCAGACAGCCTGAAGGAGTTCCTCCAGATTGACCTGCGCTCGCTCCACTTCATCACCCTTGTGGGCACCCAGGGTCGCCATGCGGGAGGCATCGGTAATGAGTTCGCCCAGATGTACAAGATTAAGTACAGCCGTGATGGAAGCCGCTGGATCTCGTGGAGGAACAGGCAAGGCAAACAG GTGATTGAAGGAAACAGGAACGCCTACGACATTGTACTCAAGGACCTCGAGCCGCCCATCATCGCTCGCTTCGTCCGCTTCATGCCCGTCACAGACCACTCCATGAACGTCTGCATGAGAGTAGAGCTCTACGGCTGTGAATGGCTGG ATGGTCTTGTGTCATACAACGCTCCAGCAGGAGAGCAGATGAGCTTGCCTGCATACCCTGTTTATGTCAACGACTCTGTCTATGATGGAGCTGTCAtccacag TATGACAGAGGGTTTGGGCCAGCTGACTGATGGAGTGTGCGGTCTGGATGATTTTACACACAGTCACGTCTACAACGTGTGGCCCGGGTATGACTATGTGGGTTGGAACAACGAGAGCTTCCCCAGTGGATATGTTGAAATCATGTTTGAGTTTGACCGCATACGAAACTTTACCACCATGAAG GTCCACTGCAACAACATGTACTCGAGGTATGTCAAGGCCTTCCGCCAGGTGGTGTGTTACTTCCGCTCTGAAGCAGACTGGGAGGCCTCGCCGCTCTCCTTCAGCCCTGTGGTGGACGAGAAGAATCCCAGCGCCCGTTTCGTCACCGTCAACCTGGCCAATCACATGGCCAGTGCCATCAAGTGCCAGTTCTACTTTGCTGATGCCTGGATGTTGTTCAGCGAGATCACCTTCCAGTCAG ATACAGCCATGTACAATAACACGCTGGTTCCACCCAATACGGGACCACCCCCTAACATACAACCAG AAGACGACCCCACGCACAAAGTAGATGATAGCAACACCAGgattctgattggttgtttagtggccatcatcttcatcctcgtggccatcattgtcatcatcttGTGGAGGCAGGTGTGGCAGAAGATGTTGGAGAAG AGTGAGACGTTCGCCTACAACCACAACCAGTCGAGTACAATCAGTGAGCAGGAGTCTAGTTCCACCTATGAGCGCATCTTCCCCCTCGGTCCCGACTACCAGGAGCCATCACGCCTCATATGTAAGCTGCCGGAGTTTGCTCAAAGCTCAGAGGAGCCTG CTTCTACCAGCACAGCAGCTTCTAAATCAACCACATCTACTGTAGCCCAAGATGGCGTCCCTCACTACGCAGAGGCAGACATTGTGAACCTGCAAGGCGTGACTGGAAGCAACACATATGCCATCCCTGCACTAACTATGGACCTGTTGTCAGGGAAGGATGTTGCAGTGGAGGAGTTCCCACGGAAACTGCTCACTTTCAAAGAAAAGCTGGGAGAGGGCCAGTTTGGAGAG gtGCACCTATGTGAGGCAGAGGGAATGCAGGAGTTCATGAATAAAGAGTTTTTATTTGACATCCCTGAGGACCAGCCAGTTTTAGTGGCTGTGAAGATGCTCCGTTCAGATGCCAACAAAAATGCAAG gaatgacttcctgaaaGAGATAAAGATCATGTCACGCTTGAAGGACCCCAACATCATTCGTCTGCTAGCTGTGTGCATCTACAGCGACCCTCTCTGTATGATCACAGAGTACATGGAGAATGGCGATCTCAACCAGTTTCTGTCCCGCCACGAACCCGAGGGACAACTTGCCATGCTCAGCAATGCACCTACTGTCAG CTTCAATAATCTATGCTACATGGCCGCTCAGATAGCATCGGGGATGAAGTACCTCTCCTCTCTAAACTTTGTTCATCGAGACTTGGCCACGCGGAATTGCCTGGTGGGCAAAAACTACACGATAAAGATAGCTGACTTTGGCATGAGCAGAAACCTGTACAGTGGTGACTACTACCGCATTCAGGGCAGAGCGGTACTGCCGATACGCTGGATGTCATGGGAGAGCATCCTGCTG GGAAAGTTCACCACAGCTAGCGATGTGTGGGCCTTTGGGGTGACCCTGTGGGAGATACTAAACTTCTGCAAGGAGCAACCTTACTCTCAGCTCACTGATGAGCAGGTGATAGAAAACACAGGGGAGTTTTTCAGGGACCAGAAAAGACAG ATCTACCTGCCTCAGCCTGTGCTGTGTCCAGACTCGCTCTACAAGATCATGctgagctgctggaggaggaacACAAAGGAACGGCCCTCCTTCCAGGAAATACACCGAGCCCTCCTGGAATAG
- the hsd17b7 gene encoding 3-keto-steroid reductase, with protein MNKVVLVTGANSGIGLALCERLLSQDTEGLQLCLACRNMRRAQAARSALLTSHPTAQVALLQMDTSSISSIITAAQEVKLRYNRLDYLYLNAGIMPNPQFDVKAFFKGLFSSNIITMFATGEGILTQKDCVTPDGLQEVFATNLFGHFLLIRELEPVLCHAGQTSQLIWTSSSNAHRSAFNLEDIQHQRGTQPYSSSKYASDLLSLALNTHYNKQGLYSSVICPGFVMTSLTFGILPSFPAFLWTLLMPVFWLIRMFTNTFTLTAYNGAEALFWLFRQKPESLDPQAKYHSLTSGLGNNYTQPRKMDIDLETSEALFEALLQLESEVRKKVKEKLKESQHVHGSPAGPGSS; from the exons ATGAATAAGGTGGTTTTGGTGACGGGAGCAAATAG TGGCATTGGCCTGGCGCTGTGTGAACGCCTCCTCTCACAGGACACAGAGGGTCTCCAGCTTTGTCTGGCCTGCAGGAACATGCGCAGGGCTCAGGCTGCTCGCTCTGCCCTCCTCACCTCTCACCCCACAGCCCAGGTGGCCCTCCTGCAGATGGACaccagcagcatcagcagcatcatcaCTGCTGCACAGGAGGTCAAACTCAG GTATAACCGGCTGGACTACCTCTACCTGAACGCAGGCATCATGCCGAACCCACAGTTTGATGTTAAAGCCTTTTTCAAAGGCCTCTTCTCCAG CAATATCATCACCATGTTTGCCACTGGTGAGGGGATTCTGACGCAGAAGGACTGCGTCACCCCTGATGGCCTGCAAGAAGTTTTCGCGACCAACCTCTTTGGTCACTTCCTACTA ATCAGGGAGCTGGAACCAGTTCTGTGCCATGCAGGCCAGACCTCTCAGCTGATCTGGACCTCCTCCAGCAACGCTCACCGGTCAGCTTTTAACCTTGAAGACATACAGCACCAGAGAGGCACCCAACCTTACAGCTCCTCCAAATATGCCTCCGACCTGCTCAGCCTGGCGCTCAACACACACTACAACAAACAG GGTTTGTACTCATCCGTCATTTGTCCTGGTTTTGTAATGACCAGTCTGACCTTCGGTATCCTGCCCTCCTTCCCAGCCTTCCTCTGGACCCTGCTTATGCCTGTCTTTTGGCTT ATAAGAATGTTCACCAACACTTTCACCCTGACTGCTTATAATGGAGCTGAAGCCCTG TTCTGGCTATTTAGGCAAAAGCCTGAATCACTGGACCCTCAAGCCAAGTACCACAGCTTAACATCTGGGCTAGGCAACAACTACACACAACCACGTAAG ATGGATATCGATTTGGAAACGTCAGAGGCTCTGTTTGAGGCATTACTGCAACTAGAAAGTGAAGTGAGGAAGAAAGTGaaggaaaaactaaaagaaTCCCAGCATGTTCACGGCAGTCCTGCAGGACCTGGATCATCTTGA
- the serbp1a gene encoding SERPINE1 mRNA binding protein 1a isoform X4 yields MPGQMQEGFGCAITNRFDQLFDDESDPFELLKQAEVKKKEAPAPGAAKTAAQAAKQTKKESQKDRKAPLADKKEETQAPVPLKKDGAGMRRMGRKPEGDGSRPQGGQGEGRPPTDRRPVDRRPPRRFERPAGDAGEKPEGGEFSVEKPIGDRPMRGRGGGRGGRGGRGRGMGRSDGFDSRGKREFDRHSGSDRSLKGEEKRGGSGSHNWGTVKDELNELDQSNVTEENPEGEEHPPADSENKENEVEEVKDEGPKEMTLDEWKAMQDKERAKVEFNIRKANEGAEWNKGFVLHKSKAEDKKSDVIDPEVEESKLEDEHHFRKPANDITSQLEINFGDLGRPGRGRGGPRGGRGGRGRGAAGGGGGGGSVEATRPVRGGRTDKSSASVPNVDDPEAFPALA; encoded by the exons ATGCCCGGACAAATGCAAGAAGGTTTTGGCTGTGCCATAACCAATCGGTTCGACCAGTTATTTGACGACGAGTCGGATCCATTTGAGCTGCTGAAGCAGGCTGAAGTGAAGAAGAAGGAGGCTCCTGCTCCTGGTGCCGCCAAGACTGCAGCCCAGGCGGCCAAGCAGACGAAAAAGGAGTcccaaaaagacagaaaggccCCACTGGCTGATAAGAAAGAGGAGACCCAGGCACCCGTCCCACTTAAGAAAGATG GTGCTGGCATGAGGAGAATGGGCCGCAAGCCGGAGGGCGATGGCTCCAGACCCCAGGGCGGCCAGGGAGAGGGGCGCCCCCCCACAGACAGGCGGCCTGTGGACAGACGGCCCCCGCGCCGCTTCGAGCGGCCTGCTGGTGACGCTGGTGAGAAGCCTGAGGGAGGCGAATTCTCCGTGGAGAA ACCCATTGGTGATAGGCCGATGAGAGGACGCGGCGGTGGAAGAGGAGGCCGTGGAGGCAGAGGGCGTGGCATGGGCCGCAGCGATGGCTTTGATTCCAGAGGGAAACGTGAATTTGATAGACACAGTGGCAGTGACCGATC TCTGAAAGGTGAGGAGAAACGTGGTGGAAGTGGATCTCACAACTGGGGCACTGTCAAGGATGAACTAAA tgAGCTTGACCAATCAAACGTCACTGAAGAGAACCCTGAAGGAGAGGAGCATCCACCTGCTGACTCTGAGAATAA GGAGAATGAGGTTGAGGAAGTGAAGGATGAAGGCCCCAAGGAGATGACTTTGGACGAATGGAAAGCCATGCAGGACAAGGAGCGGGCCAAGGTGGAGTTCAACATCCGTAAGGCCAACGAGGGCGCTGAATGGAACAAAGGATTTGTGCTGCACAAGTCCAAGGCAGAG GACAAGAAGAGCGATGTGATTGACCCTGAGGTTGAGGAGTCTAAG TTAGAGGATGAGCACCACTTCCGGAAGCCAGCCAATGACATTACGTCCCAGCTGGAGATCAACTTCGGAGACTTGGGCCGTCCAGGCCGTGGACGCGGTGGACCACGTGGTGGTCGAGGTGGTCGTGGCCgtggtgctgctggtggtggtggcggcggcggcagcgtcGAAGCCACTAGGCCAGTCCGTGGAGGGAGGACTGACAAG TCATCTGCGTCTGTGCCCAACGTGGACGACCCAGAGGCCTTCCCAGCCCTGGCTTAA
- the serbp1a gene encoding SERPINE1 mRNA binding protein 1a isoform X2, which produces MPGQMQEGFGCAITNRFDQLFDDESDPFELLKQAEVKKKEAPAPGAAKTAAQAAKQTKKESQKDRKAPLADKKEETQAPVPLKKDGAGMRRMGRKPEGDGSRPQGGQGEGRPPTDRRPVDRRPPRRFERPAGDAGEKPEGGEFSVEKPIGDRPMRGRGGGRGGRGGRGRGMGRSDGFDSRGKREFDRHSGSDRSSLKGEEKRGGSGSHNWGTVKDELNELDQSNVTEENPEGEEHPPADSENKENEVEEVKDEGPKEMTLDEWKAMQDKERAKVEFNIRKANEGAEWNKGFVLHKSKAEDKKSDVIDPEVEESKLEDEHHFRKPANDITSQLEINFGDLGRPGRGRGGPRGGRGGRGRGAAGGGGGGGSVEATRPVRGGRTDKSSASVPNVDDPEAFPALA; this is translated from the exons ATGCCCGGACAAATGCAAGAAGGTTTTGGCTGTGCCATAACCAATCGGTTCGACCAGTTATTTGACGACGAGTCGGATCCATTTGAGCTGCTGAAGCAGGCTGAAGTGAAGAAGAAGGAGGCTCCTGCTCCTGGTGCCGCCAAGACTGCAGCCCAGGCGGCCAAGCAGACGAAAAAGGAGTcccaaaaagacagaaaggccCCACTGGCTGATAAGAAAGAGGAGACCCAGGCACCCGTCCCACTTAAGAAAGATG GTGCTGGCATGAGGAGAATGGGCCGCAAGCCGGAGGGCGATGGCTCCAGACCCCAGGGCGGCCAGGGAGAGGGGCGCCCCCCCACAGACAGGCGGCCTGTGGACAGACGGCCCCCGCGCCGCTTCGAGCGGCCTGCTGGTGACGCTGGTGAGAAGCCTGAGGGAGGCGAATTCTCCGTGGAGAA ACCCATTGGTGATAGGCCGATGAGAGGACGCGGCGGTGGAAGAGGAGGCCGTGGAGGCAGAGGGCGTGGCATGGGCCGCAGCGATGGCTTTGATTCCAGAGGGAAACGTGAATTTGATAGACACAGTGGCAGTGACCGATC TAGTCTGAAAGGTGAGGAGAAACGTGGTGGAAGTGGATCTCACAACTGGGGCACTGTCAAGGATGAACTAAA tgAGCTTGACCAATCAAACGTCACTGAAGAGAACCCTGAAGGAGAGGAGCATCCACCTGCTGACTCTGAGAATAA GGAGAATGAGGTTGAGGAAGTGAAGGATGAAGGCCCCAAGGAGATGACTTTGGACGAATGGAAAGCCATGCAGGACAAGGAGCGGGCCAAGGTGGAGTTCAACATCCGTAAGGCCAACGAGGGCGCTGAATGGAACAAAGGATTTGTGCTGCACAAGTCCAAGGCAGAG GACAAGAAGAGCGATGTGATTGACCCTGAGGTTGAGGAGTCTAAG TTAGAGGATGAGCACCACTTCCGGAAGCCAGCCAATGACATTACGTCCCAGCTGGAGATCAACTTCGGAGACTTGGGCCGTCCAGGCCGTGGACGCGGTGGACCACGTGGTGGTCGAGGTGGTCGTGGCCgtggtgctgctggtggtggtggcggcggcggcagcgtcGAAGCCACTAGGCCAGTCCGTGGAGGGAGGACTGACAAG TCATCTGCGTCTGTGCCCAACGTGGACGACCCAGAGGCCTTCCCAGCCCTGGCTTAA
- the serbp1a gene encoding SERPINE1 mRNA binding protein 1a isoform X1 produces MPGQMQEGFGCAITNRFDQLFDDESDPFELLKQAEVKKKEAPAPGAAKTAAQAAKQTKKESQKDRKAPLADKKEETQAPVPLKKDGAGMRRMGRKPEGDGSRPQGGQGEGRPPTDRRPVDRRPPRRFERPAGDAGEKPEGGEFSVEKPIGDRPMRGRGGGRGGRGGRGRGMGRSDGFDSRGKREFDRHSGSDRSSLKGEEKRGGSGSHNWGTVKDELNELDQSNVTEENPEGEEHPPADSENKRENEVEEVKDEGPKEMTLDEWKAMQDKERAKVEFNIRKANEGAEWNKGFVLHKSKAEDKKSDVIDPEVEESKLEDEHHFRKPANDITSQLEINFGDLGRPGRGRGGPRGGRGGRGRGAAGGGGGGGSVEATRPVRGGRTDKSSASVPNVDDPEAFPALA; encoded by the exons ATGCCCGGACAAATGCAAGAAGGTTTTGGCTGTGCCATAACCAATCGGTTCGACCAGTTATTTGACGACGAGTCGGATCCATTTGAGCTGCTGAAGCAGGCTGAAGTGAAGAAGAAGGAGGCTCCTGCTCCTGGTGCCGCCAAGACTGCAGCCCAGGCGGCCAAGCAGACGAAAAAGGAGTcccaaaaagacagaaaggccCCACTGGCTGATAAGAAAGAGGAGACCCAGGCACCCGTCCCACTTAAGAAAGATG GTGCTGGCATGAGGAGAATGGGCCGCAAGCCGGAGGGCGATGGCTCCAGACCCCAGGGCGGCCAGGGAGAGGGGCGCCCCCCCACAGACAGGCGGCCTGTGGACAGACGGCCCCCGCGCCGCTTCGAGCGGCCTGCTGGTGACGCTGGTGAGAAGCCTGAGGGAGGCGAATTCTCCGTGGAGAA ACCCATTGGTGATAGGCCGATGAGAGGACGCGGCGGTGGAAGAGGAGGCCGTGGAGGCAGAGGGCGTGGCATGGGCCGCAGCGATGGCTTTGATTCCAGAGGGAAACGTGAATTTGATAGACACAGTGGCAGTGACCGATC TAGTCTGAAAGGTGAGGAGAAACGTGGTGGAAGTGGATCTCACAACTGGGGCACTGTCAAGGATGAACTAAA tgAGCTTGACCAATCAAACGTCACTGAAGAGAACCCTGAAGGAGAGGAGCATCCACCTGCTGACTCTGAGAATAA aAGGGAGAATGAGGTTGAGGAAGTGAAGGATGAAGGCCCCAAGGAGATGACTTTGGACGAATGGAAAGCCATGCAGGACAAGGAGCGGGCCAAGGTGGAGTTCAACATCCGTAAGGCCAACGAGGGCGCTGAATGGAACAAAGGATTTGTGCTGCACAAGTCCAAGGCAGAG GACAAGAAGAGCGATGTGATTGACCCTGAGGTTGAGGAGTCTAAG TTAGAGGATGAGCACCACTTCCGGAAGCCAGCCAATGACATTACGTCCCAGCTGGAGATCAACTTCGGAGACTTGGGCCGTCCAGGCCGTGGACGCGGTGGACCACGTGGTGGTCGAGGTGGTCGTGGCCgtggtgctgctggtggtggtggcggcggcggcagcgtcGAAGCCACTAGGCCAGTCCGTGGAGGGAGGACTGACAAG TCATCTGCGTCTGTGCCCAACGTGGACGACCCAGAGGCCTTCCCAGCCCTGGCTTAA
- the serbp1a gene encoding SERPINE1 mRNA binding protein 1a isoform X3 — translation MPGQMQEGFGCAITNRFDQLFDDESDPFELLKQAEVKKKEAPAPGAAKTAAQAAKQTKKESQKDRKAPLADKKEETQAPVPLKKDGAGMRRMGRKPEGDGSRPQGGQGEGRPPTDRRPVDRRPPRRFERPAGDAGEKPEGGEFSVEKPIGDRPMRGRGGGRGGRGGRGRGMGRSDGFDSRGKREFDRHSGSDRSLKGEEKRGGSGSHNWGTVKDELNELDQSNVTEENPEGEEHPPADSENKRENEVEEVKDEGPKEMTLDEWKAMQDKERAKVEFNIRKANEGAEWNKGFVLHKSKAEDKKSDVIDPEVEESKLEDEHHFRKPANDITSQLEINFGDLGRPGRGRGGPRGGRGGRGRGAAGGGGGGGSVEATRPVRGGRTDKSSASVPNVDDPEAFPALA, via the exons ATGCCCGGACAAATGCAAGAAGGTTTTGGCTGTGCCATAACCAATCGGTTCGACCAGTTATTTGACGACGAGTCGGATCCATTTGAGCTGCTGAAGCAGGCTGAAGTGAAGAAGAAGGAGGCTCCTGCTCCTGGTGCCGCCAAGACTGCAGCCCAGGCGGCCAAGCAGACGAAAAAGGAGTcccaaaaagacagaaaggccCCACTGGCTGATAAGAAAGAGGAGACCCAGGCACCCGTCCCACTTAAGAAAGATG GTGCTGGCATGAGGAGAATGGGCCGCAAGCCGGAGGGCGATGGCTCCAGACCCCAGGGCGGCCAGGGAGAGGGGCGCCCCCCCACAGACAGGCGGCCTGTGGACAGACGGCCCCCGCGCCGCTTCGAGCGGCCTGCTGGTGACGCTGGTGAGAAGCCTGAGGGAGGCGAATTCTCCGTGGAGAA ACCCATTGGTGATAGGCCGATGAGAGGACGCGGCGGTGGAAGAGGAGGCCGTGGAGGCAGAGGGCGTGGCATGGGCCGCAGCGATGGCTTTGATTCCAGAGGGAAACGTGAATTTGATAGACACAGTGGCAGTGACCGATC TCTGAAAGGTGAGGAGAAACGTGGTGGAAGTGGATCTCACAACTGGGGCACTGTCAAGGATGAACTAAA tgAGCTTGACCAATCAAACGTCACTGAAGAGAACCCTGAAGGAGAGGAGCATCCACCTGCTGACTCTGAGAATAA aAGGGAGAATGAGGTTGAGGAAGTGAAGGATGAAGGCCCCAAGGAGATGACTTTGGACGAATGGAAAGCCATGCAGGACAAGGAGCGGGCCAAGGTGGAGTTCAACATCCGTAAGGCCAACGAGGGCGCTGAATGGAACAAAGGATTTGTGCTGCACAAGTCCAAGGCAGAG GACAAGAAGAGCGATGTGATTGACCCTGAGGTTGAGGAGTCTAAG TTAGAGGATGAGCACCACTTCCGGAAGCCAGCCAATGACATTACGTCCCAGCTGGAGATCAACTTCGGAGACTTGGGCCGTCCAGGCCGTGGACGCGGTGGACCACGTGGTGGTCGAGGTGGTCGTGGCCgtggtgctgctggtggtggtggcggcggcggcagcgtcGAAGCCACTAGGCCAGTCCGTGGAGGGAGGACTGACAAG TCATCTGCGTCTGTGCCCAACGTGGACGACCCAGAGGCCTTCCCAGCCCTGGCTTAA